Proteins from a single region of Eretmochelys imbricata isolate rEreImb1 chromosome 20, rEreImb1.hap1, whole genome shotgun sequence:
- the SLC61A1 gene encoding molybdate-anion transporter — protein sequence MLLTAYVAFAVLLAICLGLEFSACRAKLTVSSCTNPVFLRFQLDYYQVYFLALAADWLQGPYLYKLYQHYHFLEGQIAIIYVCGFASSVLFGLVSTSLVDWLGRKKSCILFSLTYSVCCLTKLSWDYFVLVVGRILGGLSTALLFSAFEAWYVHEHVERHDFPAEWIPATFSRAAFWNNVIAIGAGVIANFFAEWLGLGPVAPFMVSIPFLMLTGIFAMKNWDENYGKKRALSKTCIDGLKCLLSDRRVLLLGTIQALFESVIYIFIFLWTPVLDPYNPPLGIVFSSFMAASMVGSSLYRIATSKRYHLQPMHILSLSVLMVFFSLFMLTFSTNPGQENPSESFLAFLLIELSCGLYFPAMGFLRRKVIPEKDQVGVMNWFRIPLNLLACLGMLILHDSDYKTGTRNMFTICSVMMVMALLAVVSLFTVVRNNAELKVPSPQVQNELSSPEL from the coding sequence ATGCTACTCACTGCATATGTCGCCTTTGCTGTCCTGCTGGCAATATGCCTGGGTTTGGAGTTCTCTGCCTGCCGCGCCAAGCTCACTGTCAGCTCCTGTACCAACCCTGTCTTCCTGCGGTTCCAGCTGGACTACTACCAAGTGTATTTCCTGGCTCTGGCGGCTGACTGGCTACAGGGCCCCTACCTCTATAAACTCTACCAGCACTACCACTTCCTGGAGGGCCAGATCGCCATCATTTATGTCTGCGGCTTTGCCTCCAGTGTGCTCTTTGGACTGGTCTCCACCTCCTTGGTTGACTGGCTGGGTCGCAAGAAATCCTGCATCCTCTTCTCCCTGACCTACTCGGTCTGCTGCCTCACCAAGCTGTCCTGGGATTACTTTGTGCTGGTAGTGGGGAGGATATTAGGGGGGTTGTCCACAGCCCTGCTGTTCTCTGCCTTCGAGGCGTGGTATGTGCATGAGCATGTGGAACGGCATGACTTCCCGGCAGAGTGGATCCCGGCCACCTTTTCGAGGGCCGCCTTCTGGAACAATGTCATTGCGATCGGAGCGGGGGTGATAGCCAACTTCTTCGCTGAGTGGCTGGGCTTGGGCCCCGTGGCCCCATTCATGGTCTCCATTCCATTCCTCATGCTGACAGGCATCTTTGCCATGAAGAACTGGGATGAGAACTATGGCAAGAAGCGGGCACTGTCCAAGACTTGCATCGATGGTTTGAAGTGTCTGCTGTCTGACCGGCGTGTCCTGCTCTTGGGCACTATCCAGGCCTTGTTTGAAAGTGTCATCTATATCTTCATCTTCCTCTGGACACCCGTTCTGGATCCCTACAACCCACCTCTGGGCATTGTCTTCTCCAGCTTCATGGCTGCCAGCATGGTGGGGTCATCGCTGTACCGTATTGCCACATCCAAGAGGTACCACCTCCAGCCCATGCAcatcctctctctttctgtcttgaTGGTATTCTTCTCCCTCTTCATGCTGACTTTCTCCACCAACCCTGGGCAGGAGAACCCTTCTGagtcctttctggcctttttGCTGATTgaactctcctgtgggctgtatTTCCCTGCCATGGGCTTCCTCCGGCGGAAGGTGATCCCAGAGAAGGACCAGGTGGGCGTGATGAACTGGTTCCGAATCCCCCTGAACCTGCTGGCTTGCCTTGGCATGCTTATCCTCCATGACAGCGACTACAAGACAGGTACCAGGAACATGTTCACCATATGCTCTGTGATGATGGTGATGGCGTTGTTGGCCGTCGTTAGCCTCTTCACCGTGGTCCGGAATAACGCAGAGCTCAAGGTGCCTAGCCCGCAGGTGCAGAATGAGCTGTCCTCCCCGGAGCTCTGA